The Phyllostomus discolor isolate MPI-MPIP mPhyDis1 chromosome 4, mPhyDis1.pri.v3, whole genome shotgun sequence genome window below encodes:
- the SRSF3 gene encoding serine/arginine-rich splicing factor 3, giving the protein MHRDSCPLDCKVYVGNLGNNGNKTELERAFGYYGPLRSVWVARNPPGFAFVEFEDPRDAADAVRELDGRTLCGCRVRVELSNGEKRSRNRGPPPSWGRRPRDDYRRRSPPPRRRSPRRRSFSRSRSRSLSRDRRRERSLSRERNHKPSRSFSRSRSRSRSNERK; this is encoded by the exons TAGGTAATCTGGGAAACAACGGTAACAAGACTGAATTGGAACGAGCTTTTGGCTATTATGGACCACTCCGAAGTGTGTGGGTTGCTAGAAACCCCCCCGGCTTTGCTTTTGTTGAGTTTGAAGATCCCCGAGATGCAGCTGATGCTGTCCGAGAGCTAGATGGGAG aacACTATGTGGCTGCCGAGTAAGAGTGGAATTGTCGAATGGTGAAAAGAGAAGTCGAAATCGTGGCCCACCTCCCTCTTGGGGTCGTCGTCCTAGAGATGATTATCGGAGAAGAAGCCCTCCACCTCGTCGCAG ATCTCCAAGACGGAGAAGCTTCTCCCGCAGCCGGAGCAG gtCCCTTTCTAGAGATAGGAGAAGAGAGAGGTCACTGTCTCGGGAGAGAAATCACAAGCCGTCCCGGTCTTTCTCTAGGTCTCgtag ccgaTCTAggtcaaatgaaaggaaatag